The following proteins come from a genomic window of Pseudomonas syringae:
- a CDS encoding thermonuclease family protein — protein sequence MGISRLLEKAPLVGVFFMSAIWLSGAQAFCPAPASLPVAQVQRVVDGDTLRLTDGRSVRMIGLNTPETGKKGQSAEPFAEAARRRLQALVDASGGQVSLRVGQQGKDHYGRTLANVYGRDGANLEAQLLSEGLGYLVAVAPNVALIDCQQNAERQARQARLGLWRNSPVQASDTVTKSGFAVVSGQVKSVQRNRGGVWIELQGALVLRIAPDQMSAFDMVTLERLKGRKIEARGWVVDRSRRGGLKSGQSRWLLPLTHPAMLNLPAI from the coding sequence TTGGGCATTTCCAGGCTGCTTGAAAAGGCGCCCCTTGTGGGCGTCTTTTTTATGTCCGCAATTTGGCTGTCCGGCGCACAGGCTTTCTGCCCCGCGCCGGCCTCCTTGCCCGTCGCGCAGGTACAGCGCGTGGTCGACGGCGACACACTGCGCCTGACGGACGGCCGTAGTGTGCGGATGATCGGGCTGAACACGCCTGAAACCGGCAAAAAGGGGCAGTCTGCCGAGCCTTTTGCAGAAGCCGCCAGGCGCAGGCTGCAAGCGCTGGTGGATGCCAGCGGCGGTCAGGTCAGTCTGCGCGTGGGTCAGCAGGGCAAGGACCATTACGGTCGCACGCTGGCCAACGTCTATGGGCGTGACGGTGCCAACCTCGAAGCGCAATTGCTCAGCGAAGGTCTAGGCTATCTGGTAGCGGTCGCGCCCAACGTCGCGCTGATCGATTGTCAGCAAAATGCGGAACGCCAGGCGCGTCAGGCCAGGCTGGGTCTATGGCGCAACTCGCCCGTGCAGGCTTCAGACACTGTTACCAAAAGCGGTTTTGCCGTGGTCTCTGGTCAGGTCAAAAGTGTGCAGCGCAATCGCGGCGGCGTCTGGATCGAGCTGCAAGGCGCGCTGGTGCTGCGCATTGCGCCTGACCAGATGTCCGCCTTCGACATGGTGACGCTCGAACGCCTCAAGGGCCGGAAAATCGAAGCGCGCGGCTGGGTGGTCGATCGCTCCCGGCGGGGTGGCCTTAAGTCAGGACAGTCACGCTGGCTGCTGCCGTTGACGCACCCTGCGATGCTGAACCTGCCCGCTATCTAA
- the rpmE gene encoding 50S ribosomal protein L31, whose protein sequence is MKADIHPVYEAIDATCSCGNVIKTRSTLTGPLSLDVCNECHPFYTGKQKMLDVGGRVDKFKSRFGAFGATKAKQD, encoded by the coding sequence ATGAAAGCTGATATCCATCCAGTTTACGAAGCCATTGACGCGACCTGCAGCTGCGGCAATGTCATCAAAACCCGTTCCACTCTGACCGGCCCTTTGAGCCTGGACGTGTGCAACGAGTGCCACCCGTTCTACACCGGCAAGCAGAAGATGCTTGACGTTGGCGGCCGTGTCGACAAGTTCAAATCCCGTTTCGGTGCGTTCGGCGCAACCAAAGCGAAGCAAGACTGA